Proteins encoded in a region of the Aliivibrio fischeri ATCC 7744 = JCM 18803 = DSM 507 genome:
- a CDS encoding outer membrane beta-barrel protein: protein MMMKKKQISLSILCALLSQANIAKAEEPLKNEKSAFESGFFIGAKSGYQQSVDNNSDDAPSSFGYGFFGGYQINKNWSWDLGYQSLGKLEVEDVAVANSLIESAFKYNYFFNESNWSGYGRLGFARWNVTKTSMGIEDNADGFSPLLEVGFDYALTSNWVGNIGYQYISGIGDDNTGQMDSHALMFGLKYQFTGKPKQKNTALAEQQRKAEEAERQRQAREAELQRQAEKAQEQSKANEAKLKRQIEAEKKKRLQAEQALKKANQLNEDVKVLESKKITARFNSGSSVLAKEDKQKLQKDLSEVNELMEQFPQSKVYVVGHTDSSGSAKYNLWISEKRAQTISKELQKQGVANDRITVKGMGETSATGVNNPKDRRVDLVITCDDCIK from the coding sequence ATGATGATGAAAAAAAAACAGATCTCTCTGAGTATACTGTGCGCTTTGTTAAGTCAAGCAAATATAGCGAAAGCAGAAGAACCTTTAAAAAATGAGAAATCAGCATTTGAAAGTGGTTTCTTTATTGGTGCAAAAAGCGGTTATCAACAATCTGTAGATAATAATTCAGATGATGCCCCTTCTTCTTTTGGGTATGGTTTTTTTGGAGGTTATCAAATTAACAAAAACTGGAGTTGGGATCTTGGTTATCAATCTTTAGGCAAGTTAGAAGTAGAGGATGTAGCAGTAGCCAATTCGCTAATAGAGTCAGCATTTAAATACAATTACTTTTTTAATGAAAGTAATTGGAGCGGCTATGGTCGTTTAGGCTTTGCACGCTGGAATGTCACGAAAACCAGTATGGGGATAGAAGACAATGCAGATGGTTTTTCCCCGCTATTAGAAGTGGGTTTTGATTATGCATTAACATCTAATTGGGTTGGGAATATCGGTTACCAATATATTAGTGGTATTGGTGATGATAATACAGGTCAAATGGACAGCCATGCGTTGATGTTTGGTTTGAAATACCAGTTTACAGGTAAGCCAAAGCAAAAAAATACGGCATTGGCAGAGCAGCAGCGTAAAGCGGAAGAAGCCGAGCGACAACGTCAAGCGCGTGAAGCAGAGTTACAGCGCCAGGCAGAAAAAGCACAAGAGCAAAGCAAAGCAAATGAGGCAAAATTAAAGCGTCAAATTGAAGCCGAAAAGAAAAAGCGCCTGCAAGCAGAACAAGCGTTAAAAAAGGCGAATCAATTGAATGAAGACGTTAAAGTTCTCGAATCGAAAAAAATCACCGCAAGATTTAACAGTGGTAGTAGTGTTCTTGCCAAAGAAGACAAGCAAAAATTGCAAAAAGACTTAAGTGAAGTCAATGAGTTAATGGAGCAGTTCCCACAATCTAAAGTCTATGTCGTTGGTCATACAGACAGCAGTGGCAGTGCAAAATATAACTTATGGATATCAGAGAAACGCGCTCAAACGATATCAAAAGAACTGCAAAAGCAAGGTGTCGCAAATGATCGTATCACGGTGAAAGGGATGGGCGAAACGAGCGCGACAGGAGTCAATAACCCCAAAGACCGTCGAGTTGATTTGGTGATAACCTGTGATGATTGTATTAAATAA
- a CDS encoding ISL3 family transposase, translated as MPNNTFLSSFWKGFQIVKSHKTDSLISITLKPDSPAFCSCGRLSEFTHDTQWRTIKDAMILGTPVELLIQTRRITCLLCGTKTEAISWLKPYSRLTNRLIEYIEQLLPLLPIKHISELTGVHWHTIKNIDKQRLKRVIPDIPWDKLRQLVMDEFAIFKGHRYATVIADAQTHQVLWIGLGRSRTDIRPFFEELGKHAENIEAVAMDMNTAFDLEVKAHCPNARIVYDLFHVVAKYGREVMDRVRVDQANQLKEDKKARRWIKRSRWILLKNRDNLDVNQQSYLDEILSVNHDLMVTHLLGEQLKELWYCDSETQAIELWDVWWQQVNESGIKPLISFARKLKPYLHGIVSSSLYRLNTCTLEGINNKIKLIKRMGYGYRDTDYFFMKIKAAFPGKPR; from the coding sequence ATGCCAAATAATACTTTTTTATCATCCTTCTGGAAAGGTTTTCAGATCGTAAAGTCTCATAAAACTGATTCATTAATCTCTATAACCTTAAAACCTGACTCCCCAGCATTCTGCTCTTGCGGGCGACTCTCTGAATTTACTCACGATACTCAGTGGCGAACTATTAAAGACGCTATGATATTAGGAACTCCAGTTGAACTTTTGATTCAGACTAGGCGCATTACATGTTTGCTATGCGGTACAAAAACGGAAGCAATATCTTGGCTTAAACCATACTCACGCCTGACTAATCGATTGATAGAATATATTGAACAACTGCTGCCTTTGCTGCCGATTAAACATATTTCAGAACTGACTGGAGTACATTGGCACACGATAAAGAATATTGATAAACAACGACTTAAACGAGTTATCCCTGACATACCATGGGATAAATTACGCCAACTAGTGATGGATGAGTTTGCCATATTTAAAGGACATCGATATGCAACAGTGATTGCCGATGCGCAGACACATCAAGTGCTTTGGATTGGTTTAGGTAGAAGCCGAACTGATATCAGGCCTTTCTTTGAAGAGCTTGGTAAGCATGCCGAAAATATCGAAGCAGTGGCTATGGATATGAATACAGCTTTCGATCTCGAAGTGAAAGCTCATTGCCCTAATGCACGTATTGTATACGATCTTTTTCATGTGGTAGCCAAATATGGACGAGAGGTAATGGATAGGGTTAGGGTAGATCAAGCGAATCAACTCAAAGAAGACAAAAAAGCTCGTCGTTGGATTAAGCGTTCACGCTGGATCCTTTTGAAAAATAGAGACAATCTAGACGTAAATCAACAGAGTTATTTAGATGAAATACTTTCGGTAAACCACGATTTAATGGTGACTCATTTGCTAGGAGAGCAATTAAAAGAGCTCTGGTATTGTGACTCAGAAACGCAGGCAATAGAACTATGGGATGTATGGTGGCAACAGGTAAATGAGAGTGGGATCAAACCACTAATCAGTTTTGCACGAAAGTTAAAACCATACCTTCACGGAATTGTTAGTTCGTCTTTATATCGATTAAATACATGTACACTGGAAGGAATAAATAACAAAATTAAGTTAATCAAAAGAATGGGGTATGGCTACAGAGATACGGACTATTTCTTTATGAAGATAAAAGCGGCTTTCCCCGGAAAGCCGCGATGA
- a CDS encoding oligopeptide:H+ symporter, translated as MNLIFGSVAIGGWVGDKVIGTKRTITLGALILTIGYALLGVSASAGNIGGSGLIYVAMGFITMGNGLFKANPSSLLAKVYDQDDNRLDGAFTMYYMAINLGSFFSMLLTPWIANQFGYGMAFSVSAVGLIITVLNFVMCSRMVKGVGSEPDLIAVNKTHYLGVVAATVALSFLCSVLLQNLFYAHAILVVVGIAIVALYMREAFKISGLERAKMLVAFVLMLQGVVFFVLYFQMPTSLNFFAIHNIEHNILGISVAPEQFQALNPFWIMIASPILAMAYTNLGERFAMPYKFAFGMVLCALSFLVLKFGANFANEDGIMSSNWLVICYAFQSLGELLVSGLGLAMVAQLVPQRMMGFAMGMWFLTSATAAVIAGWVAALTTAPAGLTDANQTLAIYSDVFGKIGYATAGVAVITLLIAPKLTRIIRGESEG; from the coding sequence ATGAACCTTATTTTTGGCTCAGTTGCTATCGGTGGCTGGGTTGGTGATAAAGTCATTGGTACCAAACGAACCATCACTTTAGGTGCCTTGATATTGACCATTGGTTACGCACTATTAGGTGTGTCGGCATCGGCGGGTAATATTGGTGGTTCTGGTCTAATTTATGTCGCAATGGGCTTTATTACTATGGGTAATGGTCTATTTAAAGCGAACCCATCAAGTCTATTAGCTAAAGTTTATGATCAAGACGATAACCGTTTAGATGGTGCATTCACAATGTACTACATGGCGATTAACCTTGGTTCATTCTTCTCTATGCTGTTAACGCCTTGGATTGCGAACCAGTTTGGCTATGGCATGGCATTTAGTGTGAGTGCGGTTGGTCTGATCATCACTGTTCTTAATTTCGTTATGTGTTCTCGTATGGTAAAAGGTGTTGGCTCAGAACCGGATCTTATCGCAGTAAATAAAACACATTATTTAGGTGTTGTTGCAGCAACCGTTGCTCTTAGTTTCTTATGTTCAGTATTACTGCAAAACTTGTTTTACGCTCACGCAATTTTAGTTGTGGTTGGTATTGCGATTGTTGCACTTTACATGAGAGAAGCGTTTAAAATCTCTGGTTTAGAGCGTGCAAAAATGCTGGTAGCGTTCGTATTAATGCTGCAAGGCGTTGTATTCTTTGTGCTTTATTTCCAAATGCCAACGTCATTAAACTTCTTTGCGATTCATAATATCGAACACAACATTCTGGGTATTTCTGTTGCTCCTGAGCAGTTCCAAGCATTAAATCCATTCTGGATCATGATTGCGAGTCCAATCCTAGCAATGGCTTACACAAACTTAGGTGAGCGTTTTGCTATGCCTTACAAGTTTGCTTTCGGTATGGTGCTGTGTGCATTGTCTTTCTTAGTTCTAAAGTTCGGTGCTAACTTTGCAAACGAAGATGGCATCATGAGCTCTAACTGGTTGGTTATCTGTTACGCTTTCCAATCTCTAGGTGAACTTTTAGTGTCTGGTCTCGGTCTTGCGATGGTAGCTCAACTGGTACCACAACGTATGATGGGTTTTGCAATGGGTATGTGGTTCTTAACATCAGCAACGGCTGCGGTTATCGCAGGTTGGGTTGCAGCATTAACAACTGCACCAGCAGGCTTAACTGACGCGAACCAAACACTGGCTATCTACAGTGATGTATTTGGTAAGATTGGTTATGCAACTGCAGGTGTTGCCGTTATTACGCTATTAATTGCGCCTAAGTTAACTCGTATTATTCGTGGTGAATCTGAAGGTTAA
- a CDS encoding rhodanese-like domain-containing protein, whose translation MKIKAGLCALLAMFSFNSWSSERSEQAWEQVEQGALLIDVRTPGEFSQGHLDGATNYPLNTVDKAFAKIDKDTPIVVYCRSGARSGKAMNYLKQVGFKEVYNGGGLVEMQSTKPTP comes from the coding sequence ATGAAAATAAAAGCAGGTTTATGTGCGCTATTGGCTATGTTCTCTTTTAATAGCTGGAGCTCAGAGCGAAGTGAACAAGCGTGGGAGCAAGTAGAGCAGGGCGCATTATTAATTGATGTGCGAACTCCTGGGGAATTTAGCCAAGGGCATTTAGATGGTGCAACGAACTACCCGTTAAATACAGTAGATAAAGCGTTCGCTAAAATAGATAAAGACACCCCGATAGTGGTGTATTGCCGAAGTGGCGCACGTTCGGGAAAAGCCATGAATTACTTAAAGCAAGTGGGATTCAAAGAGGTGTATAACGGCGGTGGTCTAGTTGAAATGCAATCGACTAAACCAACACCGTAA
- a CDS encoding DNA-3-methyladenine glycosylase I, translating to MSIEKFESIYERAALRKGGAAQLELLLNKPLPRSELAKIPDDRWLAAFTEKVFQCGISWNVVRKKWPNFEEVFFQFRIQPLLMQPDEVWEEKAQDPRIIRHLTKVKTIPANAMMIYSAGLQHDSFGNMVANWPSEDITGLWAYLKKHGQRLGGNTGAYALRQMGVDTFILSSDVESYLRNYGIIDGGRDTKRVHLAANQAFNQWKEESGRSLSEISQVIAYSCGDNRVLISASEQ from the coding sequence ATGAGCATTGAAAAGTTTGAATCTATTTATGAGCGAGCAGCACTCCGCAAAGGTGGAGCTGCGCAGCTTGAGTTGTTATTAAACAAGCCATTACCTCGTAGTGAATTAGCTAAAATTCCTGATGATCGCTGGTTAGCAGCATTTACAGAGAAGGTCTTTCAGTGTGGTATTTCTTGGAATGTAGTGAGAAAAAAATGGCCGAATTTTGAAGAGGTCTTTTTCCAATTTCGCATTCAACCACTGTTAATGCAACCTGACGAAGTATGGGAAGAAAAAGCACAAGACCCACGCATTATTCGTCATTTGACCAAGGTAAAAACCATTCCTGCGAATGCGATGATGATTTATTCTGCTGGGTTACAGCACGACTCTTTTGGCAACATGGTGGCGAACTGGCCAAGTGAAGACATTACCGGATTATGGGCTTACTTAAAGAAACACGGTCAACGTTTAGGTGGCAATACTGGCGCTTATGCATTACGCCAAATGGGAGTGGATACCTTTATCTTATCTTCTGATGTGGAATCTTACTTACGTAATTATGGCATTATTGATGGTGGTCGAGACACAAAACGTGTGCATCTCGCAGCAAACCAAGCCTTTAATCAATGGAAAGAAGAATCAGGCCGCAGCTTATCTGAGATCAGCCAAGTGATCGCTTATAGCTGCGGTGATAATCGAGTGCTTATTTCAGCATCCGAGCAGTAA
- a CDS encoding PTS sugar transporter subunit IIB — protein sequence MKKILVVCGNGLGTSLMMEMAVKEVAKKIGLEADIDHEDLSSAASSNADIWVAATDVATQLEEAGKQNIVSLANIFDKASIEAQLKTFI from the coding sequence ATGAAAAAGATCTTAGTTGTATGTGGAAACGGTTTAGGCACTTCTTTAATGATGGAAATGGCAGTAAAAGAAGTGGCAAAGAAAATTGGTTTAGAAGCTGATATTGATCATGAAGATTTATCATCAGCAGCATCAAGCAATGCTGATATTTGGGTGGCAGCGACAGACGTAGCGACTCAACTTGAAGAGGCTGGTAAACAAAACATCGTAAGTCTTGCCAATATCTTTGATAAAGCATCAATTGAAGCGCAATTAAAAACATTCATCTAA
- a CDS encoding PTS ascorbate transporter subunit IIC: MANFFEFMLGLLKEPAIMVGLIAFIGLVAQKSDISTILKGTIKTVMGFLILGFGAGALVGALNNFSAVFTEAFGVSGVIPNNEAIVALAQEAFGYEMALIMFFAFIVNILLARFTPLKYIFLTGHHTMFMSMLVAVILSTADITGTTLVALGSVIVGSLMVIMPAIAQKYTEKVMGTDQLAMGHFSTLSYVISGYIGSKFGDTSKSTEDINVPKSLMFLRDTPVAVATTMLLFFLLASVFAGGEFVESVSGGQNWVVFTFMQSLTFAGGVYIVLQGVKMLIAEIVPAFKGISDTLVPGAKPALDCPMVFPVAPNAVLIGFLSSFTAGLVAMGIQGAFGWTIIVAGVVPHFFVGGAAGVYGNATGGLRGAVLGAFTQGLCISFLPMLLLPVLGGLGLEATTFADFDFGVVGLVLGWIVS, translated from the coding sequence ATGGCAAATTTCTTTGAGTTCATGCTCGGCTTATTAAAAGAGCCAGCAATCATGGTTGGTTTAATTGCATTTATTGGTCTTGTTGCCCAAAAATCAGATATATCAACCATTCTAAAAGGCACAATTAAAACCGTAATGGGATTCTTAATTCTTGGTTTTGGTGCAGGCGCATTGGTTGGCGCATTAAATAATTTCTCTGCGGTATTTACAGAAGCTTTTGGTGTAAGTGGTGTTATTCCAAATAACGAAGCGATTGTGGCATTAGCACAAGAAGCGTTTGGTTATGAAATGGCATTAATTATGTTCTTTGCGTTCATCGTAAATATATTATTAGCTCGTTTCACTCCTTTAAAATATATCTTTTTAACGGGTCACCACACCATGTTTATGTCTATGCTTGTCGCGGTAATTTTATCGACAGCAGATATTACAGGCACAACATTAGTGGCGCTAGGTTCAGTTATTGTTGGTTCATTAATGGTTATCATGCCTGCTATTGCCCAAAAATATACTGAAAAAGTAATGGGTACCGATCAGTTGGCAATGGGTCACTTCTCAACCTTGTCTTATGTGATTTCAGGTTATATTGGTAGCAAGTTTGGTGACACATCAAAATCAACAGAAGACATTAATGTACCAAAAAGCTTAATGTTCCTACGTGATACTCCTGTAGCCGTAGCAACTACCATGCTTCTGTTCTTCTTGCTTGCTTCTGTATTTGCAGGCGGTGAGTTTGTAGAAAGTGTCTCTGGCGGTCAAAACTGGGTTGTATTTACTTTCATGCAGTCATTAACGTTTGCTGGTGGTGTATACATCGTACTGCAAGGTGTAAAAATGCTGATTGCTGAAATCGTTCCTGCATTTAAAGGTATTTCAGACACTTTAGTACCAGGTGCAAAACCAGCGCTAGACTGTCCAATGGTATTCCCAGTGGCACCTAACGCAGTATTAATCGGTTTCTTAAGCTCATTCACAGCAGGTCTAGTTGCAATGGGTATTCAAGGTGCATTTGGTTGGACAATTATTGTTGCGGGTGTTGTTCCTCACTTCTTCGTAGGTGGTGCAGCAGGCGTATACGGTAACGCAACGGGTGGTTTACGTGGTGCGGTACTAGGCGCATTTACTCAAGGCCTATGTATCTCATTTTTACCAATGCTACTGCTTCCAGTACTTGGTGGCCTAGGTCTAGAAGCAACAACATTTGCTGATTTTGACTTTGGTGTTGTTGGTCTTGTTCTTGGATGGATTGTGTCATGA
- a CDS encoding PTS sugar transporter subunit IIA, with protein MSLLDLIGNDGIVITTEKELTLDAALDLTCSLLIKNGKVETSYLEAIKQKHKEIGAYYVLAPKIAMPHARPEDGVNEAALQITVFKNGVDLESEDNGDVYFSVTLAAMDSDSHIHTIMALSELFQNEDDVDAIIQAETESDIKDILKKY; from the coding sequence ATGAGTTTATTAGATTTAATTGGTAACGACGGCATTGTTATTACTACAGAAAAAGAGCTAACACTGGATGCAGCATTAGATTTAACTTGTTCACTACTGATTAAAAATGGAAAAGTAGAAACAAGCTACCTAGAAGCCATTAAACAAAAGCATAAAGAAATCGGTGCTTATTATGTTCTGGCTCCTAAAATCGCAATGCCACACGCAAGACCAGAAGATGGTGTAAACGAAGCTGCACTACAAATCACGGTATTTAAAAATGGTGTTGATTTAGAGTCAGAAGATAATGGTGACGTGTACTTCTCTGTCACTCTTGCGGCGATGGATTCTGATAGCCACATTCATACGATTATGGCACTTTCAGAGTTATTCCAAAATGAAGATGATGTGGATGCAATTATCCAAGCAGAAACGGAATCAGACATTAAAGATATCCTAAAAAAATACTAG
- a CDS encoding CPBP family intramembrane glutamic endopeptidase: MILDISMWIWIPLALAIILAFINQTKASFALLGITLIGAIIEQRLNMIGLAGIAAGLLVAYKTPSLKKKWQLGAYLFIFLWCIALFLHLIPGFNNAKVLDAVVTGPLSVPFTLYLNLDKPLILFGLLLAYPALLGSKANINKKALIYTAIPLFSLLPLAWGLGALKPEFTIPNWWWLFALNNLLLTCVAEEAFFRGFIQQSLSKRFGWIAGVAVASVLFGAAHIGGGLLLAVFATLAGVGYGLAFHYSSRLWVAVAFHFLFNFIHLVFFTYPIMK, encoded by the coding sequence ATGATATTAGATATTTCGATGTGGATTTGGATCCCGCTTGCGTTGGCTATCATCTTAGCATTTATCAACCAAACCAAAGCCAGTTTTGCCTTACTTGGTATCACCTTAATTGGTGCCATCATAGAGCAACGGCTAAACATGATTGGACTAGCGGGGATAGCGGCAGGTTTGCTTGTTGCCTACAAAACACCAAGCTTAAAGAAAAAATGGCAACTAGGGGCATACCTATTTATCTTCTTATGGTGCATTGCATTATTTCTTCATTTAATCCCCGGTTTTAACAACGCCAAGGTATTGGATGCCGTTGTTACCGGCCCACTAAGCGTTCCATTCACCTTATATTTAAACTTAGATAAACCGCTTATCTTATTTGGATTATTACTCGCTTATCCTGCTCTATTGGGAAGTAAAGCCAACATCAACAAAAAAGCACTTATCTATACCGCGATTCCTCTTTTTAGCTTGTTGCCTTTAGCGTGGGGATTAGGTGCATTAAAACCAGAGTTCACTATTCCTAACTGGTGGTGGTTGTTTGCATTAAATAATCTATTGCTAACTTGCGTAGCCGAAGAAGCCTTCTTCCGAGGTTTTATACAACAATCACTCAGTAAACGATTTGGTTGGATAGCAGGGGTAGCCGTAGCCAGTGTACTATTTGGTGCAGCCCATATTGGCGGTGGTTTACTCTTGGCTGTTTTTGCTACCTTAGCAGGCGTGGGTTATGGATTAGCTTTTCATTACAGCTCACGTTTGTGGGTAGCGGTTGCGTTCCACTTCTTGTTTAACTTCATTCACTTGGTGTTTTTCACATACCCAATAATGAAATAA
- a CDS encoding anthrax toxin-like adenylyl cyclase domain-containing protein — translation MNHVIKLAQIAKKNNVIFGIRPIHKMLSTLLEENYPTKGIEIKAKSSNFGPMLGFIPIKQELSKLQKHIHQPEGKEKVKKFNQQVQEAIQFGYATKTTLILTKKRINELADNGYITKRCSYNNKLTLQSRTLTNDILTFEAHESSKGDFTLYEKKPDQSLEPLEVLSNSHTTPKPLIADYDLLLIAPHISDYGVKDLTRTDFSNNKLTLEHLTKKNNIKQKRKGFYTQRSERLSDIINNSLRGTEHSIIQHGEDTLNPQTAPDDNYPAMFFLPRSMGDFGSTNGNNEGAFAIIEKKGSSRLSGESRFYLHKEIVRISVAIPHSFD, via the coding sequence ATGAATCATGTGATTAAATTAGCTCAAATAGCCAAGAAGAATAATGTAATTTTTGGAATAAGGCCTATACATAAAATGCTAAGCACTCTTCTCGAAGAAAATTACCCAACAAAAGGGATAGAGATTAAAGCCAAATCATCAAACTTTGGCCCAATGCTAGGGTTTATTCCCATTAAGCAAGAGCTAAGCAAGCTACAAAAACACATACACCAACCAGAAGGGAAAGAAAAAGTTAAAAAGTTCAACCAACAAGTACAAGAAGCTATTCAGTTTGGTTACGCAACAAAAACTACACTTATTTTAACTAAAAAAAGAATTAATGAACTCGCTGATAATGGCTACATAACTAAACGTTGCTCGTATAACAATAAACTTACACTACAATCTCGCACTTTAACTAATGATATACTTACCTTTGAAGCTCATGAAAGTAGCAAAGGTGATTTTACTCTATATGAAAAAAAACCAGATCAAAGCTTAGAACCTCTCGAAGTATTATCAAACAGTCACACAACACCAAAACCGTTAATTGCAGATTACGACCTACTTCTTATTGCGCCTCATATTAGTGACTATGGCGTTAAAGATTTAACTCGCACAGACTTTAGCAACAATAAATTAACCCTTGAGCATTTAACGAAAAAAAATAACATAAAACAAAAAAGGAAAGGATTTTATACACAAAGAAGCGAGCGATTAAGTGATATTATAAACAATAGCTTAAGAGGGACTGAACACTCAATTATACAACATGGGGAAGATACGCTCAACCCCCAAACAGCCCCCGATGACAACTACCCAGCTATGTTTTTCTTACCCAGAAGCATGGGTGACTTTGGTTCCACAAACGGCAATAATGAGGGAGCGTTTGCAATTATTGAAAAAAAAGGTTCATCGCGGCTTTCCGGGGAAAGCCGCTTTTATCTTCATAAAGAAATAGTCCGTATCTCTGTAGCCATACCCCATTCTTTTGATTAA
- a CDS encoding DUF4344 domain-containing metallopeptidase, whose protein sequence is MILLFFSSYVRSSNVEITYTDLKNETEKEIATEIKNSSVNSIFYSLFNNYFSFKDNLTVRYGCFNAVFYDPVDNSINISYDFFKITKLYFSRHSEISPDRGAIDTLLHSLLHEAGHAIISEYNIKVLGKEEDAVDDFATMMLLTYVDNGDAMAINAAKMFYFESSYKPDYYHIGEFAGEHSLDLQRYFSVLCLVYGSNDIKHKDLLNDIDEQNLSKVKNYCKEKYLKVKYNWIDIINNN, encoded by the coding sequence ATGATTTTGTTATTCTTTAGTTCTTATGTAAGGAGCTCCAATGTCGAGATTACATACACTGATTTAAAAAATGAAACCGAAAAAGAAATTGCGACTGAAATTAAAAATAGCAGTGTGAATTCGATTTTTTACTCACTATTTAACAATTATTTTTCGTTTAAAGATAACTTAACTGTTCGATATGGTTGTTTTAATGCTGTATTTTATGATCCTGTAGATAATTCAATTAATATTTCATATGATTTTTTTAAGATAACCAAGTTGTATTTTTCAAGACATAGTGAGATATCACCAGATAGAGGGGCTATAGATACATTACTACATAGTTTATTGCATGAAGCAGGGCATGCAATAATTTCAGAATATAATATAAAGGTTTTAGGTAAAGAAGAAGATGCTGTCGATGATTTTGCAACAATGATGCTATTAACTTATGTCGATAACGGTGACGCAATGGCGATAAATGCTGCGAAGATGTTTTATTTCGAGTCTAGTTATAAGCCAGATTATTATCATATTGGTGAGTTTGCAGGTGAGCATAGTTTAGATTTACAGCGTTACTTTTCAGTGTTGTGTTTAGTTTATGGGAGTAACGATATTAAACATAAAGACTTACTTAATGATATTGATGAGCAGAATTTGTCGAAAGTTAAAAATTATTGTAAGGAAAAATACCTTAAAGTAAAATATAACTGGATTGATATTATTAATAATAATTAA